One part of the Athene noctua chromosome Z, bAthNoc1.hap1.1, whole genome shotgun sequence genome encodes these proteins:
- the GCNT4 gene encoding beta-1,3-galactosyl-O-glycosyl-glycoprotein beta-1,6-N-acetylglucosaminyltransferase 4 isoform X2 — MKRHKFPYKCPSQRKILILCVTGWLIALLKLLHVERHFFPSKGIYLVEHFLSTSSYVRNRYSYLRNEFQYEINCSSIYEQDPHEIGKSLEIRRKEIIDLSDEDVIALTSACHVYHSLRKYHLKPVSPEEESFPVAYSLVVHKDAVMVERLIHSLYSHQNIYCIHYDQKAAKSFKSAMNNLAKCFPNIFIASKLETVDYAHISRLQADLNCLSDLMDSSVPWKYVINLCGQDFPLRSNFELVAELKKLDGGNMLETIKPSSSKRERFTYHYELTKVPYEYMQMPVKTNISKNPPPHDIEVFVGSAYFVLSRAFIQYTLESSLAKDFLEWSRDTYSPDEHFWATLVRVPGVPGEVPRSAQDITDLQSKTRLVKWNYLEDHLYPPCTGTHLRSVCIYGAAELRWLLNYGHWFANKFDSKVDPVLVKCLAEKLSEQQKEWVYLSSDKYFLHINSMNASL; from the coding sequence ATGAAGAGACACAAGTTTCCCTACAAATGTCCCTCACAAAGAAAAATCCTAATCCTGTGTGTTACAGGGTGGCTGATTGCACTGCTGAAGCTCCTCCATGTTGAAAGACACTTTTTTCCCTCTAAGGGCATTTATTTGGTTGAGCACTTCTTGAGCACTTCTTCTTATGTTAGAAACAGGTATTCCTACCTTAGAAATGAGTTCCAGTATGAAATTAATTGTTCCTCTATATATGAACAAGATCCCCATGAAATTGGCAAGAGTTTAGAGATAAGAAGAAAAGAGATAATTGATTTATCTGATGAAGATGTGATAGCATTGACGAGTGCTTGCCATGTGTATCATTCACTTAGGAAATACCACCTAAAACCTGTTTCTCCAGAGGAGGAGAGTTTTCCAGTTGCCTATTCTTTGGTCGTCCACAAAGATGCAGTAATGGTAGAAAGGCTCATACATTCACTGTACAGTCATCAAAATATTTACTGCATTCATTATGaccaaaaagcagcaaaaagttTCAAATCTGCTATGAACAATCTAGCTAAATGTTTCCCCAATATTTTCATTGCATCAAAATTGGAGACAGTGGACTATGCACATATTTCACGGCTGCAAGCAGATTTAAATTGTTTGTCTGATTTGATGGACTCTTCAGTTCCCTGGAAATATGTCATTAATTTGTGTGGCCAAGATTTCCCTTTGAGGTCAAATTTCGAGTTGGTTGCTGAACTGAAGAAACTTGACGGAGGAAACATGCTGGAAACTATAAAGCCAAGCAGTAGCAAAAGAGAACGATTTACTTATCACTATGAACTTACTAAGGTGCCTTATGAATACATGCAGATGCCTGTAAAAACCAACATTTCCAAGAATCCACCGCCTCATGATATTGAGGTATTCGTAGGCAGTGCCTATTTCGTTTTAAGCCGTGCATTTATTCAATATACCCTTGAAAGCTCTCTTGCAAAAGATTTTTTAGAGTGGTCAAGGGATACATACTCTCCAGATGAACACTTCTGGGCCACTCTTGTACGTGTTCCTGGGGTCCCTGGGGAAGTTCCAAGGTCGGCCCAGGACATAACAGACCTACAAAGCAAAACTCGTCTGGTGAAATGGAATTATCTTGAAGACCATTTGTATCCTCCCTGCACTGGTACCCACCTTCGCAGTGTCTGCATTTATGGGGCTGCAGAATTAAGATGGCTTCTGAATTACGGGCACTGGTTCGCCAACAAGTTTGACTCCAAAGTGGACCCTGTCCTGGTAAAATGCTTGGCAGAAAAACTGTCAGAACAACAGAAAGAGTGGGTATATTTGTCCTCTGATAAATACTTTCTGCACATAAATTCTATGAATGCCTCGCTATAG